The DNA sequence CTCCCCTCCCTCACACAGCCTCCCGCACTCTAGGGCGGTACTGTTATGAGCTGGATGAAGAAGCAGTGAGGCCTGGATATCCCAAGCTTATCCAAGATGTCTGGGGCATTGAGGGCCCCATTGATGCTGCCTTCACCCGCATCAACTGTCAGGGGAAGACCTATCTCTTCAAGGTATCAGGCCCCGGAGGctgagggtcagggtcaagggtaatctgggcaggggaggagggttgCTGTGCCGGGGACTAGGGCGGGCGAGAAGGCAGGATCCCAGCCTGTGGTTCGTGACTGGGGATCTTGAGGACAGGGAAAcccaggattcaaatcccaggTGACAAGCTTAGAATTGggatggctaaaaaaaaaaaaaaaaaaaaaaagaattgggatgGCTGCACCTTGGGTAGGGGACTCAGCCTGTACCCAACCAGCTACCTCCTaactccctcctccttctctaccCCTTAGGGTAATCAGTACTGGCGCTTTGAGGATGGTGTCCTGGACCCCGATTTCCCCCGCAACATCTCTGAAGGCTTCAAGGGCATTCCAGACAACGTGGATGCAGCCTTGGCTCTCCCTGCTCATAGCTACAGTGGCCGGGAGCGGGTCTACTTCTTTAAGGGTAccaagggaggggtgggagaaagAGCAGGCAGTGGGGTGGTCTCGGTTTGCCTCCACACTAGGGGAGGGGCAAGGTCAAACTAGGCTCACCCCCTTCCAGGAGCTCCCATCTTCAGCAGCCTTGAGGCTGACTTTCCAGCCTTGCTCACacatctcctccccacccccggcctcccacccccatcccggcTCCTCACTCAGGGAGACAGTACTGGGAGTATGAGTTCCAGCAGCAGCCCAGTCAGGAGGATTGTGAAGGCAGCTCCCTGTCTGCCGTGTTTGAACACTTTGCCTTGCTGCAGAGGGACAGCTGGGAGACCATCTTCGAGCTTCTCTTCTGGAACAGACCTTCCGGTATGGAGGGCGGGCAAGTCTCGCTTTCTCCTCCTGAGACCAGGAGGGCCAGAGCACTGCCAGCCAGAGGGGGCTGTGATGGCGGAGCAATGGGTCAAAAGCTGTTTGCTCAGGCCAGACTTTGTTTCTGTTGACCTTTGGGGGTAGGTCCACCTGGACCCCGCACACTGGACTTTGCCTAGCACAGCCAAGGGCATGGCCggcaggaggaggggctgtgACTGAGGCAAGTGGGGAGGCTTGTCGTGGAGAAAGGCCAGGAGAAAGAGCACTGGACAGGGAATCAGAGGGCCCAGGTGCTGTGCTCTGCCATGAGCTTGTGGTGTCCTTGGGCAAAGGAACAGCCTATTGCTGGGTACCAGATGAACTCTACAGGTCCCCAGGGGTTTCATTAACCCATCCCCTACCACAGGTGGTGCTGGACAGCCCCGATTCATCAGCCAGGACTGGCCCGGTGTGCCCACGCAGGTGGACGCGGCCATGGCCGGCCGCATCTACATCTCGGGCTCAGCTCCCCGATCCTGGGCCAAGAAGCCCAAGTCTAAGCGCCGCAACCGTAAGCGCTACCGTTCACGCCGTAACCGTCACCGTGGCCGAGGCCACAGCCAGAACCCCCACCGACAATCCCGTTCAACCTGGCTGTCCTGGTTCTCCAGTGAGGAGAGCGGCCTGGGCACCTATAACTATGACTACGACATGGACTGGCTTGTGCCTGCCACCTGCGAACCCATCCAAAGTGTTTACTTCTTCTCACAAGGTGGGAGCCTCTGCCATCCCTGCAGCTCCTCGTCCAGCTGGGTATTCCCTGCTGTCCCTGGTCCCCCGTGGGCTGAACATGGCTCTTGGGCGGTGACTCCAGAAAGACAGGGTGGGAGTCCTTAGCTGCATTTTGGATGTTCACTTACCCTTCCAGGAGACACCCACATGTTCCTTCTCAGGGCAGGGATGGGCAGGGTGGGGCTGG is a window from the Neovison vison isolate M4711 chromosome 5, ASM_NN_V1, whole genome shotgun sequence genome containing:
- the VTN gene encoding vitronectin, whose protein sequence is MASLRPLLLLALLAWAVLADQESCKDRCTEGFNADRKCQCDELCSYYQSCCEDYVAECKPQVTRGDVFTLPEDEYGAFDYPEGTSVGVLTQPESTTLSPDLQPQPEESFAQIQILSPEEEVPGPGQEASGPEGQAEVIPESPTEEELCSGKPFDAFTDLKNGSLFAFRGRYCYELDEEAVRPGYPKLIQDVWGIEGPIDAAFTRINCQGKTYLFKGNQYWRFEDGVLDPDFPRNISEGFKGIPDNVDAALALPAHSYSGRERVYFFKGRQYWEYEFQQQPSQEDCEGSSLSAVFEHFALLQRDSWETIFELLFWNRPSGGAGQPRFISQDWPGVPTQVDAAMAGRIYISGSAPRSWAKKPKSKRRNRKRYRSRRNRHRGRGHSQNPHRQSRSTWLSWFSSEESGLGTYNYDYDMDWLVPATCEPIQSVYFFSQDKYYRVNLRTRRVDTVSPPYPRSIAQYWLGCSGPGHQ